The Thermoflexus sp. DNA segment TCAACGACAACACCTTCGTAATCGCCGACGTCAGCGTCGTCTTCCCATGATCTATATGCCCAATCGTCCCCACATTCACATGCGGCTTCGCCCGCACAAACACCGCCTTCGACATC contains these protein-coding regions:
- a CDS encoding GTP-binding protein, whose amino-acid sequence is MSKAVFVRAKPHVNVGTIGHIDHGKTTLTSAITKVLSL